The Mytilus galloprovincialis chromosome 2, xbMytGall1.hap1.1, whole genome shotgun sequence genome has a window encoding:
- the LOC143065486 gene encoding uncharacterized protein LOC143065486, whose amino-acid sequence MPISESEANKIFDVCDANKDGNVTKLELLKGLTSYFQKSISVEAATDIFMGLDDNKDDKITRDEFLNQLCRKLNRREAFDKAFNEMDKNGDGTLSRAEVTTACRQCGCSDAEIDDMIKSIDKDGDGQISKKEFMTLV is encoded by the exons ATGCCTATCAGTGAGTCTGAAGCCAACAAGATCTTTGATGTCTGTGATGCCAACAAAGATGGCAACGTAACAAAACTGGAATTGTTAAAGGGATTAACAAGCTATTTCCAGAAAAGCATTTCAGTGGAAGCTGCAACT GATATCTTTATGGGTTTGGATGACAACAAAGATGATAAGATAACTAGAGATGAATTTCTGAACCAGTTATGCAGGAAGTTAAATAGACG tgAAGCATTTGATAAGGCGTTCaatgaaatggataaaaatgGAGATGGTACTTTATCACGTGCTGAGGTAACCACCGCCTGCCGACAATGTGGTTGTAGTGACGCTGAAATAGATGACATGATTAAAAGTATTGACAAAGATGGAGATGGCCAGATTTCAAAAAAGGAATTTATGACATTAGTTTAA
- the LOC143065480 gene encoding uncharacterized protein LOC143065480: MLTNQVSHDIDMLLETPGLIGGDMSSSIEGPDRIPKQLMAFEKLLRHAISRFSKDNLYDMLLTLNSEMDTPRSRGGQRVNTGDPNRKIQSMRQVRQLIKSIEEAAIKGRASDHELRCLKSFETFDRDVRYLRDLKAYFDSNILKSLNEEYYDPVDFPNAAAVPQLKGLATPESSRSRKTTSKASKETRDHARLPSVVVELKDLSGVWGELLSDGNLDISIFDPDSHHELLQFENYHSFEPILRLVPDVFVKSYRGIDLGREWLALAVRIYGERLPLRKAKPKTHSPPPPPPEVLNTPTARSRVPTAEVDKRVSEVKQHISIINKDITEKQEIIVSLAKDEKKLSKREKRSDALTNSFEKVDNKMQRAQRDFQRAVADLDRMNDQIKFLPNNSPKYTELFKRCKNIEIDIENKQNTLQMLEYEKSVVQEDYLLELEMRPHFIHYIGDIQHKIETLKTEVKEKQNAKKELEKQIVLIKTSKSASVNKSMQKYLNGELAYDLEAVTHRLEMAQSQDDERSIKSAASGTTYTDSEVDLAEYLVDEGRQQSESDLQFFYDADGEKAGITKPHMRKDIIGKPRIAESVLAPTQNRQKPRAKVS, from the exons ATGCTGACCAACCAAGTATCTCATGATATAGACATGCTCCTCGAG aCACCAGGTCTTATTGGTGGAGACATGAGCTCCAGTATCGAGGGTCCTGACAGAATACCCAAGCAATTAATGGCATTCGAGAAACTACTTAGACATGCCATTTCACGATTTTCTAAGGATAATCTTTATGACATGTTGCTGACTTTAAATTCTGAAATGGACACTCCAAGGTCACGGGGTGGTCAACGAGTTAACACAGGAGATCCAAACAGAAAAATTCAGTCTATGAGACAAGTCCGCCAGTTGATCAAATCTATAGAGGAAGCAGCTATTAAAGGAAGGGCTTCCGATCACGAGTTGAGATGTCTGAAAAGTTTTGAAACTTTCGACCGCGATGTTAGATATTTAAGAGATCTAAAAGCCTATTTTGATAgtaacattttaaaaagtttgaatgAAGAGTATTACGATCCTGTCGATTTTCCGAATGCTGCCGCTGTACCTCAGTTAAAAGGCCTCGCCACTCCAGAGTCCTCTCGTTCGAGGAAAACGACTTCCAAGGCATCAAAGGAGACAAGAGACCATGCGCGTTTACCGTCCGTGGTAGTAGAACTCAAGGATTTAAGTGGAGTTTGGGGAGAACTACTCAGTGATGGCAATCTAGACATTTCTATTTTTGATCCAGACAGTCATCATGAACTTCTGCAATTTGAAAATTACCATTCATTTGAACCCATTCTCCGGCTGGTTCCAGATGTGTTTGTTAAATCTTACAGAGGAATCGATTTAGGACGAGAATGGCTTGCTCTTGCAGTCAGAATATACGGAGAACGTCTTCCTCTTAGGAAAGCTAAGCCTAAAACACATTCACCTCCTCCTCCGCCACCGGAAGTGCTAAATACACCGACTGCAAGAAGTAGAGTTCCAACTGCCGAGGTCGACAAGAGGGTAAGCGAGGTAAAACAGCATATAAgcattataaataaagatataacagAAAAACAGGAGATAATCGTCAGTCTAgctaaagatgaaaaaaaattgtcaaaaagagAAAAGAGATCCGACGCGCTAACGAATAGTTTTGAAAAAGTCGATAATAAAATGCAAAGAGCACAGCGAGATTTTCAAAGAGCAGTAGCAGATCTTGACCGAATGAATGATCAGATTAAATTCCTTCCAAACAATAGCCCTAAATACACAGAGTTATTCAAACGatgtaaaaatattgaaattgatattgAGAACAAACAGAACACCCTACAGATGTTGGAATACGAAAAATCGGTGGTTCAGGAGGACTACCTCTTAGAACTGGAAATGAGACCACATTTTATTCATTACATCGGAGACATACAGCATAAGATAGAAACGTTGAAAACGgaagtaaaagaaaaacaaaatgcgAAGAAAGAACTCGAAAAGCAAATAGTTTTAATCAAAACATCGAAATCCGCTAGTGTTAATAAATCTATGCAGAAATATTTGAACGGAGAGCTAGCATATGATCTCGAGGCTGTTACGCATCGGTTAGAAATGGCTCAATCACAGGACGACGAAAGGAGCATAAAAAGTGCTGCGTCGGGAACGACGTATACCGACTCTGAGGTTGATCTTGCTGAATATCTCGTCGACGAAGGTCGACAACAATCGGAATCAGACTTGCAATTTTTCTATGATGCTGATGGAGAAAAGGCGGGAATAACGAAACCACACATGCGCAAAGATATCATAGGAAAACCACGAATAGCAGAAAGTGTTTTAGCACCAACTCAGAATCGACAGAAACCTCGAGCAAAAGTTTCATAG